In one Burkholderiales bacterium GJ-E10 genomic region, the following are encoded:
- a CDS encoding TraB family protein, translating into MSGRLAVPSWALVPAGAFAGSAWLWGGGSLAGPALSAVLVLLVALGKAATERFLIAAAYYLMGSWPIVGAVVGYWGSSHAGVALGAWIGASILLALPWALPPRRGGLLLALALTALPPLGVIGWLSPLNSAGALFPAWGWGGVLGLSATVAALPAAIGGSRPAQGMLAGVLALAAWANIVTIASPAPRAPRGWVGVQTRVPPDRGNVLVEIRNTQALIADGLRQGAGARVVVFPEAVLPDWYAGTRAQFAFVVPPGQIWLLGAQVSRRDAIVRVDSRDPTRQPAAIAAGLLLGGDWLPWKPVSLRPSWWQRAFYVDGLRVWSSICIEQLQPWTWIEALAQRPGLILAQSNAWWADKSNAAPGIQAASTRSWARLMGVPVVWATNR; encoded by the coding sequence ATGAGCGGCCGGTTGGCAGTTCCCAGCTGGGCGCTCGTGCCGGCGGGCGCGTTCGCCGGCAGCGCCTGGCTTTGGGGCGGCGGCTCTTTGGCCGGCCCGGCGCTGTCGGCCGTCCTGGTTCTCCTGGTCGCCCTCGGAAAAGCCGCAACGGAGCGATTCCTGATTGCGGCGGCCTACTACCTCATGGGAAGCTGGCCGATTGTCGGGGCGGTGGTGGGCTACTGGGGAAGCAGCCATGCCGGCGTCGCGCTCGGCGCCTGGATTGGCGCGTCGATCCTGCTCGCTCTGCCGTGGGCGCTGCCGCCGCGCCGTGGGGGCCTGCTCCTGGCGCTGGCGCTCACCGCACTGCCGCCCTTGGGCGTGATCGGCTGGCTCTCGCCCTTGAATTCGGCCGGGGCGCTGTTCCCGGCCTGGGGCTGGGGCGGCGTTCTCGGATTGTCCGCAACGGTCGCAGCGCTTCCCGCCGCGATAGGCGGGAGCCGACCGGCGCAGGGAATGCTGGCCGGCGTTCTGGCGCTGGCGGCCTGGGCCAACATCGTGACCATTGCCAGCCCCGCACCGCGCGCTCCCCGTGGATGGGTCGGGGTTCAGACCCGAGTTCCGCCCGACCGCGGCAATGTTCTTGTCGAAATCCGCAACACCCAGGCGTTGATCGCCGACGGGCTGCGCCAGGGCGCCGGCGCCCGCGTCGTCGTATTCCCCGAAGCGGTCCTGCCGGACTGGTACGCCGGCACGCGCGCCCAGTTCGCATTCGTCGTTCCTCCCGGGCAGATCTGGCTCCTGGGCGCGCAGGTCTCCCGGCGCGATGCGATCGTGCGCGTCGATTCCCGCGACCCCACCCGGCAGCCTGCGGCCATCGCCGCCGGTCTGCTGCTCGGCGGCGACTGGCTGCCGTGGAAACCCGTCTCGCTCCGACCCTCCTGGTGGCAGCGCGCCTTCTATGTCGACGGGCTACGGGTGTGGTCCTCGATCTGCATCGAGCAGCTGCAGCCTTGGACCTGGATCGAGGCCTTGGCGCAGCGGCCCGGCCTGATCCTCGCCCAATCCAACGCCTGGTGGGCGGACAAGTCCAACGCGGCCCCCGGCATCCAGGCCGCCAGCACCCGCAGCTGGGCACGTCTTATGGGGGTGCCCGTGGTGTGGGCGACGAACCGGTGA
- a CDS encoding relaxase/mobilization nuclease family protein, with protein sequence MLAKVITLSHGSNAKGARVGFGPVMRYIMRASPDNELPEGQTLEGGHINIDDDDLLWTIDEIRAAYADDLAAVCDSTADDCRRKGRFKSNPVYHVAINWQEGEHPTAKQAEHACRYIMRELGFAEHQAAWAIHRNTDNDHVHLVVNRVHPVKHIAIDPPFKMDYFILDRSMRELELEFGYGRANGPYITLDSPDGPKIVRMSRAERRQRGLLKEDGPRISERARRAEINLGSEQSFQSWVAAAPARDLKEVLEKPGCTWAEAQAALARHGVAIQAKGSGMVVTTTLKDGRVLAAKASQLGRWASKAELEKRLGAFVVAEPAGGLPPVYAEHIESALRGRPTRKSRQAVPGADLGSDHEKPEADEQKRDPDQRAIRRQQRADARVALGQRFKAEQEQATQDRVRWRAELREQHRREREALQAKHRQARAQAYAAARRNGQPVAVAQSLWAWQAAKEREALQKRQAEERKALTAGGSRPEVWRKWLERQAELGDEAAQAALRGIRYREQRKKNQEIDGIEGEEVDPLGKLTVAALHAEVDRKRQLVIYRGSDGKEKFVDTGPRIEMRDRSADTLEAALRVAAQKYGGSITITGSGEFRERAAREAARLGIRVIDADLQAVVRSEREPQRQPQPDPSAPQIGKRRTARKRDLER encoded by the coding sequence ATGCTCGCCAAAGTGATCACCCTCAGCCACGGCTCGAACGCGAAGGGCGCGCGCGTGGGGTTCGGGCCGGTGATGCGCTACATCATGCGGGCATCCCCGGACAATGAACTGCCGGAAGGACAGACGCTCGAAGGCGGGCACATCAACATCGACGACGACGACCTGCTCTGGACGATCGACGAAATCCGCGCGGCCTACGCAGACGATCTGGCCGCCGTGTGCGACAGCACGGCCGACGATTGCCGGCGCAAGGGGCGGTTCAAGAGCAATCCGGTCTACCACGTCGCGATCAACTGGCAGGAAGGCGAGCACCCGACCGCGAAGCAGGCCGAGCACGCCTGCCGGTACATCATGCGCGAGCTGGGGTTTGCCGAGCACCAGGCGGCCTGGGCGATCCACCGGAACACCGACAACGACCACGTGCACCTGGTCGTCAATCGCGTGCACCCGGTGAAGCACATTGCGATCGACCCGCCGTTCAAGATGGACTACTTCATCCTGGACCGGTCCATGCGGGAGCTGGAACTGGAATTCGGCTACGGGCGGGCGAACGGTCCGTACATCACCCTGGATTCGCCGGACGGTCCGAAGATCGTGCGCATGAGCCGGGCGGAACGCCGGCAGCGGGGGTTGCTGAAAGAGGATGGACCCCGAATCAGCGAGCGCGCGCGGCGGGCGGAAATCAATCTCGGGAGCGAGCAGTCCTTCCAGTCCTGGGTAGCGGCCGCGCCGGCGCGCGATCTGAAGGAAGTCCTGGAGAAGCCGGGTTGCACTTGGGCCGAGGCGCAAGCGGCGCTGGCCCGGCACGGTGTCGCGATCCAGGCCAAGGGATCCGGGATGGTCGTGACCACCACGCTCAAGGATGGGCGGGTGCTGGCGGCCAAGGCTTCTCAACTCGGCCGCTGGGCTTCGAAGGCGGAACTGGAAAAACGCCTGGGCGCCTTCGTTGTCGCGGAGCCGGCGGGCGGATTGCCGCCGGTCTATGCCGAGCACATCGAGTCGGCGCTGCGCGGACGGCCGACCCGGAAAAGCCGGCAAGCGGTTCCCGGAGCGGATCTCGGTTCGGATCATGAGAAACCAGAAGCCGACGAACAGAAGCGCGACCCCGATCAGCGGGCGATTCGCCGGCAGCAGCGCGCCGATGCGCGTGTTGCGCTGGGGCAGCGGTTCAAGGCCGAGCAGGAGCAAGCCACGCAGGACAGGGTCCGCTGGCGAGCCGAACTGCGCGAGCAGCATCGGCGGGAGCGAGAGGCGCTGCAGGCGAAGCACCGGCAAGCCCGGGCGCAGGCCTACGCCGCGGCGCGCCGCAACGGACAGCCGGTTGCCGTGGCGCAGTCGCTGTGGGCCTGGCAGGCGGCCAAAGAGCGCGAAGCCCTGCAGAAGCGCCAAGCCGAGGAACGCAAGGCGCTCACGGCGGGGGGATCCCGGCCGGAAGTCTGGCGCAAGTGGCTCGAGCGGCAGGCCGAGTTGGGGGACGAAGCCGCCCAGGCGGCGCTGCGCGGCATCCGGTACCGGGAGCAGCGCAAGAAGAATCAGGAGATCGACGGCATCGAGGGGGAAGAGGTCGATCCTTTGGGCAAGCTCACCGTGGCCGCGCTGCACGCGGAAGTCGATCGCAAGCGGCAATTGGTCATATATAGAGGGAGCGACGGGAAGGAGAAGTTCGTCGACACCGGGCCGCGGATCGAGATGCGGGACCGGAGCGCCGACACGCTGGAGGCGGCGCTGCGCGTTGCTGCGCAGAAGTACGGTGGGTCGATCACGATCACGGGAAGCGGAGAGTTCCGGGAGCGGGCAGCGCGGGAAGCCGCCAGGCTCGGCATCCGGGTGATCGATGCCGATCTGCAGGCGGTCGTTCGGAGCGAGCGCGAACCGCAACGGCAACCGCAACCCGACCCCAGTGCTCCGCAGATCGGGAAACGCCGGACTGCGCGCAAGCGTGATCTGGAGCGGTGA